The following are from one region of the Novosphingobium humi genome:
- the uvrB gene encoding excinuclease ABC subunit UvrB: MAELIIRRGLSEPDTDGTFVPHRPSRPPKAEGSPPLRIVSDYTPSGDQPTAIAELVQGIESGDKTQVLLGVTGSGKTFTMAQVIQATQRPALILAPNKILAAQLYGEMKSFFPDNAVEYFVSYYDYYQPEAYVARSDTYIEKESSVNEAIDRMRHSATRALLEREDVIIVASVSCLYGIGSVETYAAMIFDLTVGESQDQGEIIRKLVAMQYKRNEVAFARGTFRVRGDNLEIFPSHYEDIAWRISFFGDEVEAISEFDPLTGKAGAKLDKIRVYANSHHVTPGPTMKQAMEAIRFELQVRLEELNAEGKLLEAQRLEQRTNFDLEMIAATGSCAGIENYSRFLSGRLPGEPPPTLFEYLPDNALLFVDESHQTVPQISAMARGDHRRKITLAEYGFRLPSCIDNRPLRFNEWDAMRPQTVAVSATPGSWEMEESGGAFAEQVIRPTGLIDPPVEIRPVEDQVQDCIEECRKTAANGYRTLVTTLTKRMAEDLTEFMHEAGVRVRYMHSDVETLERIELIRDLRLGVYDVLIGINLLREGLDIPECGLVCILDADKEGFLRSETSLVQTIGRAARNVDGRVILYADRMTGSMERAIAETDRRRAKQQAYNEAHGITPQTIKRNIHDIVADTASRDGVLVDIEDDGVNNLVGHNLRAYIEDLEKRMRAAAADLEFEEAGRLRDEIRRLEATELGLPEGERKAPVVGRSNEGKPGTRKTRYGKVQKKWGR; this comes from the coding sequence ATGGCTGAACTCATCATCCGCCGGGGCCTTTCCGAACCCGATACCGATGGCACCTTTGTCCCCCATCGCCCCTCTCGCCCGCCCAAGGCCGAGGGCAGCCCTCCCTTGCGCATCGTCAGCGATTATACGCCCAGCGGCGACCAGCCCACGGCGATTGCCGAACTGGTTCAGGGCATCGAGAGCGGGGATAAAACGCAGGTTTTGCTGGGTGTTACCGGATCGGGCAAGACCTTCACCATGGCACAGGTCATTCAGGCGACCCAGCGCCCCGCGCTGATCCTGGCACCCAACAAGATCCTTGCCGCGCAATTGTATGGCGAGATGAAGAGCTTCTTCCCCGACAATGCGGTGGAATATTTCGTCTCCTATTACGATTACTATCAGCCCGAAGCCTATGTCGCGCGTTCGGACACCTATATCGAAAAGGAATCCAGCGTTAACGAGGCCATCGACCGGATGCGCCACTCGGCCACGCGCGCCTTGCTGGAACGCGAGGATGTGATCATCGTCGCCTCGGTGTCCTGCCTCTACGGCATCGGCTCGGTGGAAACCTATGCGGCGATGATCTTTGACCTGACGGTCGGAGAATCGCAGGATCAGGGCGAGATCATCCGCAAACTGGTTGCGATGCAATATAAGCGCAACGAGGTGGCCTTTGCCCGCGGCACGTTCCGCGTGCGCGGCGACAATCTCGAAATCTTCCCCAGCCACTATGAGGACATCGCCTGGCGCATCAGCTTTTTCGGCGATGAGGTCGAGGCGATCAGCGAATTTGATCCCCTGACCGGCAAGGCCGGGGCCAAGCTGGACAAGATCCGCGTTTACGCCAACAGCCACCACGTCACCCCCGGCCCGACGATGAAACAGGCGATGGAGGCGATCCGCTTCGAACTGCAGGTGCGGCTGGAGGAGCTGAACGCGGAAGGCAAATTGCTGGAGGCGCAAAGGCTGGAGCAGCGCACCAATTTCGACCTTGAGATGATCGCGGCAACGGGCAGTTGCGCAGGCATCGAGAATTACTCGCGCTTCCTTTCAGGCCGCCTGCCGGGTGAACCGCCGCCGACATTGTTCGAATATCTGCCCGACAATGCCCTGCTGTTCGTCGATGAAAGTCACCAGACCGTGCCCCAGATCAGCGCGATGGCGCGCGGCGACCATCGGCGCAAGATCACGCTGGCCGAATATGGTTTCCGCCTGCCGTCGTGCATCGACAACCGCCCGCTGCGCTTCAACGAATGGGATGCCATGCGCCCGCAGACGGTGGCGGTTTCGGCCACGCCCGGATCATGGGAGATGGAGGAATCAGGCGGCGCCTTTGCCGAACAGGTGATCCGCCCCACCGGCCTCATCGATCCTCCGGTCGAAATCCGCCCGGTCGAGGATCAGGTGCAGGATTGCATCGAGGAATGCCGCAAGACCGCCGCCAATGGCTATCGCACGCTTGTCACCACGCTGACCAAGCGCATGGCCGAGGACCTGACCGAATTCATGCATGAGGCAGGGGTACGGGTCCGCTACATGCACTCGGACGTGGAAACGCTCGAGCGTATCGAGCTGATCCGCGACCTGCGCCTTGGGGTGTACGATGTCCTGATCGGCATCAACCTGCTGCGCGAAGGGCTGGATATTCCCGAATGCGGGCTGGTGTGCATCCTCGACGCGGACAAGGAAGGTTTCCTGCGCTCGGAAACCTCGCTGGTCCAGACCATCGGGCGTGCGGCGCGCAATGTCGATGGCCGCGTGATCCTCTATGCCGACCGCATGACCGGATCGATGGAGCGCGCCATCGCCGAAACCGACCGCCGCCGCGCCAAACAACAGGCCTATAACGAGGCCCACGGCATCACGCCCCAAACCATCAAGCGCAACATCCACGATATCGTCGCCGACACCGCCTCGCGCGATGGGGTGCTGGTCGATATCGAGGACGATGGCGTCAACAACCTCGTCGGCCACAATCTGCGCGCCTATATCGAAGACCTCGAAAAGCGGATGCGCGCCGCCGCCGCCGATCTCGAATTCGAGGAAGCAGGCCGGTTGCGCGATGAAATCCGGCGTTTGGAGGCGACTGAGCTTGGTCTGCCCGAGGGTGAGCGTAAGGCGCCGGTCGTCGGGCGAAGCAATGAGGGCAAGCCGGGGACGCGCAAGACGCGCTATGGCAAGGTGCAGAAGAAGTGGGGTCGTTGA
- a CDS encoding lipopolysaccharide biosynthesis protein, with translation MVNRDLNTLAKGGRTNFFGFLLRLAARLPFLFIAGRLYGADALGRFASALVVIELASQLCTLGQKRGIAQRLSDDDRDAAHVIADGVVLTVLIALPVTVGLYLFPWPMFPSGEFSAWDRWLVLAIAPTALTDIALAALAYRFDVGATVRARSVIEPWTLSIAAGVFWAAGKWGGTHGWWTHLGASGLTLSYVVSVSAAMLSAALPLLRSYGMPRDWTPHPLRIGRLALNTMPLAVADAVEWGTRRIDIAILGMFATPTSVGVYYVAQQVASLPQKLKTSFEPILGPVITRNLKEGNLEAIARQVCQVGFWITAAQAGIALALGIPGDGVLGLVGPQFTGGMLALAFLLGAEVCAAPAVVSEAALIYIAPLRNLWLSLATIGLQAIFTLAGMLISGGFYFDEMDQAASAAGALMVTLSIASLVKSRLLQWHLGYKVETLRWSLFVAAVAAGALGWAVVRFLPEWAQIALGIPAILGLYCLVIWRLGFGPADRLLFRRQKGEQVA, from the coding sequence GTGGTCAATCGCGATCTCAACACGCTGGCCAAGGGCGGGCGGACCAATTTCTTTGGTTTCCTGCTGCGTCTGGCCGCGCGCCTTCCGTTTCTGTTCATCGCCGGGCGGCTGTATGGTGCCGATGCGCTGGGGCGGTTTGCTTCGGCGCTGGTGGTGATCGAACTGGCCTCGCAGCTCTGCACGCTGGGGCAAAAGCGCGGGATCGCGCAGAGATTGTCCGATGATGATCGCGATGCGGCCCATGTGATTGCCGATGGCGTGGTGCTGACCGTGCTGATCGCTTTGCCGGTGACGGTGGGCCTCTACCTTTTCCCATGGCCGATGTTCCCCTCGGGCGAGTTTTCCGCATGGGACCGCTGGCTGGTGCTGGCCATTGCGCCGACGGCCTTGACCGATATCGCGCTGGCCGCGCTGGCCTATCGCTTTGACGTGGGCGCGACCGTGCGCGCGCGTTCGGTGATCGAGCCATGGACCTTGTCGATTGCGGCGGGCGTGTTCTGGGCGGCGGGCAAATGGGGTGGCACGCATGGCTGGTGGACCCATCTGGGCGCCAGCGGGCTGACGCTGTCCTATGTGGTTTCGGTGTCGGCCGCGATGCTGTCGGCGGCGCTGCCGCTGCTGCGTTCCTATGGCATGCCGCGCGATTGGACGCCGCATCCGCTGCGGATCGGGCGGCTTGCGCTCAACACCATGCCGCTGGCCGTGGCCGATGCGGTGGAATGGGGCACGCGGCGCATCGACATTGCCATCCTTGGCATGTTTGCCACGCCCACCTCGGTCGGCGTCTATTATGTGGCCCAGCAGGTGGCCAGCCTGCCGCAAAAGCTGAAAACCAGTTTCGAGCCGATCCTTGGCCCGGTCATCACCCGCAATCTGAAGGAAGGCAATCTGGAGGCGATTGCCAGGCAGGTGTGTCAGGTGGGCTTCTGGATCACGGCGGCGCAGGCGGGCATCGCGCTGGCGCTGGGCATTCCGGGCGACGGGGTGCTGGGTCTGGTCGGGCCGCAATTCACCGGCGGGATGCTGGCACTGGCGTTTTTGCTGGGCGCCGAGGTCTGCGCGGCGCCTGCAGTGGTCAGCGAGGCGGCGCTGATCTATATCGCGCCCTTGCGCAACCTGTGGCTCTCGCTGGCCACGATCGGGCTGCAGGCCATCTTCACGCTGGCGGGCATGCTGATTTCGGGCGGATTCTACTTTGACGAGATGGATCAGGCGGCCTCGGCGGCGGGCGCGCTGATGGTCACGCTCTCCATCGCCAGTCTGGTCAAGTCGCGGCTGCTGCAATGGCATCTGGGTTATAAGGTCGAGACGCTGCGCTGGTCGCTGTTTGTGGCGGCGGTGGCGGCGGGCGCGCTGGGCTGGGCGGTGGTGCGGTTTTTGCCGGAATGGGCGCAGATTGCTCTGGGCATTCCCGCGATTCTGGGGCTTTATTGTCTGGTCATCTGGCGGCTGGGCTTCGGCCCGGCGGACCGCTTGCTGTTTCGCCGCCAAAAGGGCGAACAGGTCGCGTAA
- a CDS encoding NAD(P)H-dependent glycerol-3-phosphate dehydrogenase, producing MVAGDGTPVVLWAREAALVDEINTRRTNATYLPGVTIAASVRATCDMAELADLSTILVVCPAQFMGGVLAGLPDAPRDLVLCSKGIEAGTGRLMADVAAAVQPSAQIAVLSGPTFAREVAMGLPTAITLACSGGEEQWRRLSPVIARAAFRPYYSPDVVGAEIGGAVKNVLAIACGVVEGLGLGENARAALIARGYAEMLRFGVARGARAETLSGLCGLGDLILTCASTASRNYSLGKALGQGQSAAQALSGKSSVAEGAHTAPVLADLAHRAGIAMPIVDAVCRLLTGKAPAGAVVSDLLARPLKAELADPSEPGDDTPAHGSFA from the coding sequence ATGGTGGCCGGCGATGGCACGCCAGTGGTCCTGTGGGCGCGCGAGGCGGCGCTGGTCGATGAAATCAACACGCGCCGGACCAATGCGACCTATCTGCCCGGCGTGACCATTGCCGCGTCGGTGCGCGCCACCTGCGATATGGCCGAACTGGCCGATCTCTCGACGATTCTGGTGGTTTGCCCGGCGCAGTTCATGGGCGGCGTGCTGGCGGGTCTGCCTGATGCCCCGCGCGATCTGGTGCTGTGCTCCAAGGGGATCGAGGCGGGCACGGGGCGGCTGATGGCCGATGTGGCCGCTGCGGTGCAGCCTTCGGCGCAGATCGCCGTCCTCTCCGGCCCCACCTTTGCGCGCGAAGTGGCGATGGGATTGCCCACCGCGATCACGCTGGCCTGTTCGGGCGGCGAGGAACAATGGCGGCGCCTTTCGCCAGTCATCGCCCGTGCAGCTTTCCGCCCGTATTACTCGCCCGATGTGGTGGGGGCAGAAATTGGCGGGGCGGTGAAAAACGTGTTGGCGATTGCTTGCGGTGTGGTCGAAGGTCTGGGGCTGGGCGAGAATGCGCGCGCGGCGCTGATCGCGCGCGGCTATGCCGAGATGCTGCGTTTCGGGGTGGCGCGCGGGGCGCGGGCCGAAACGCTTTCGGGCCTGTGCGGGCTGGGCGATCTCATCCTGACCTGCGCCAGCACGGCCAGCCGCAATTATTCGCTTGGCAAGGCGCTGGGCCAAGGGCAGAGCGCTGCACAGGCATTGTCGGGGAAATCCAGTGTTGCGGAGGGCGCGCACACTGCTCCGGTTCTGGCGGATCTGGCCCATCGGGCCGGGATCGCCATGCCGATTGTTGATGCCGTCTGCCGGTTGCTTACGGGGAAAGCGCCGGCAGGGGCAGTGGTGTCGGATCTGTTGGCAAGGCCGTTGAAGGCCGAGCTGGCGGACCCATCCGAGCCGGGGGATGATACCCCGGCGCACGGGAGTTTTGCTTGA
- the tsaD gene encoding tRNA (adenosine(37)-N6)-threonylcarbamoyltransferase complex transferase subunit TsaD, which produces MKIILGIESSCDETAVALVTDGRVILAQRIASQDEEHRPYGGVVPEIAARAHAERLAPMVEATLADAGLGLDDVDAIAATAGPGLIGGVMVGLVTAKALAMAADKPLLAINHLEGHALSPRLADSELAYPYLLLLVSGGHCQLLRVNGVGDYTRLATTIDDALGEAFDKTAKVLGLGYPGGPAVERLALEGNPRGVPLPRPLLGGAEPHFSFAGLKSAVLRAYETGQYSKADLAASFQQAALDCVVDRTKRAMAAAGDVTALVVAGGVAANKAVRAALEGLAAGAGLRFVAPPLKLCTDNAAMIAWAGVERFALGLTDPLDFAARPRWPLDPDAAPARGAGVKA; this is translated from the coding sequence TTGAAGATTATTCTGGGTATCGAATCATCCTGCGATGAAACCGCGGTGGCGCTGGTCACCGATGGCCGGGTGATTCTGGCCCAGCGCATCGCCAGTCAGGACGAAGAGCATCGCCCCTATGGCGGCGTGGTGCCCGAAATCGCCGCGCGCGCCCATGCCGAAAGGCTGGCCCCGATGGTCGAGGCGACGCTGGCCGACGCCGGGCTGGGGTTGGACGATGTCGATGCGATTGCGGCCACGGCGGGGCCGGGGCTGATCGGCGGAGTGATGGTCGGGCTGGTCACGGCCAAGGCGCTGGCGATGGCGGCCGACAAGCCGCTGCTGGCGATCAACCATTTGGAAGGCCACGCGCTTTCGCCGCGTCTGGCAGATAGCGAGCTGGCCTATCCCTATCTGCTGCTGCTGGTCAGCGGGGGGCATTGCCAATTGCTGCGCGTCAATGGCGTGGGCGATTACACCCGCCTTGCCACCACCATCGACGATGCGTTGGGCGAGGCGTTTGACAAGACCGCCAAGGTTTTGGGGCTGGGTTATCCGGGCGGGCCGGCGGTGGAAAGGCTGGCGCTGGAGGGCAATCCGCGCGGTGTTCCCTTGCCGCGTCCTCTGCTGGGCGGGGCCGAACCGCATTTCTCCTTTGCGGGCCTGAAAAGCGCGGTTTTGCGCGCCTATGAAACGGGCCAATATTCCAAGGCCGATCTGGCCGCCAGTTTTCAGCAGGCCGCTTTGGACTGCGTGGTGGACCGCACAAAGCGCGCGATGGCGGCGGCGGGCGATGTGACTGCGCTGGTCGTGGCGGGGGGCGTGGCGGCCAACAAGGCGGTGCGCGCCGCGCTCGAAGGGCTGGCGGCGGGGGCGGGTCTGCGCTTTGTGGCGCCACCGCTCAAACTTTGCACCGATAATGCCGCGATGATCGCATGGGCGGGCGTGGAGCGATTCGCGTTGGGGCTTACCGATCCGCTCGATTTTGCCGCAAGGCCGCGCTGGCCGCTGGACCCCGATGCCGCACCGGCGCGCGGGGCAGGGGTCAAGGCGTGA
- the hemC gene encoding hydroxymethylbilane synthase produces the protein MAQAHETRARLCAAHGWDESLVDIVPVTASGDKVLDRPLADIGGKALWTKELDLWLHEGVIDFAVHSLKDVETIRPDWLTIAAILPREDVRDCLVGASSIAALPHGARLGTSAPRRAAQALNLRPDLKIVPFRGNVATRLGKLAAGEADATLLAMAGLNRLDQSAAGTPLEADEWLPAPGQGAIAVECRSDDAATRALLAAIDDADSRTAVLAERALLAGLGGTCHSAIAVRTVQQSGSWHLLASLFSPDGADRIDGRTAFTPLDHGPIVALAADLLSRAPDTIAMHFSGAVTPS, from the coding sequence ATGGCCCAGGCCCATGAGACCCGCGCCCGGCTTTGCGCCGCCCATGGCTGGGACGAAAGCCTTGTGGACATCGTGCCCGTCACCGCCAGCGGCGACAAGGTGCTCGACCGCCCCTTGGCCGATATTGGCGGAAAAGCCTTGTGGACCAAGGAGCTGGACCTGTGGCTGCATGAGGGCGTGATTGATTTTGCGGTGCACAGCCTGAAAGATGTGGAAACGATCCGCCCCGACTGGCTGACCATCGCGGCGATTCTCCCGCGTGAGGATGTGCGCGATTGCCTGGTGGGCGCATCCAGCATCGCGGCCCTGCCCCATGGCGCGCGGCTGGGCACCAGCGCGCCGCGCCGCGCGGCGCAGGCGCTGAATTTGCGGCCTGATCTCAAAATCGTGCCCTTTCGCGGCAATGTCGCCACGCGCCTTGGCAAACTGGCGGCCGGGGAAGCCGATGCCACCTTGCTGGCCATGGCGGGCCTCAACCGGCTGGATCAAAGCGCGGCGGGCACGCCGCTGGAGGCTGACGAATGGCTGCCCGCGCCGGGTCAGGGCGCCATCGCCGTCGAGTGCCGCAGCGATGATGCCGCCACGCGCGCCTTGCTGGCCGCCATTGACGATGCCGACAGCCGTACCGCCGTGCTGGCCGAACGCGCGCTGTTGGCGGGTCTGGGCGGCACCTGCCATTCGGCCATTGCCGTGCGCACCGTTCAGCAATCCGGCAGCTGGCATCTGCTAGCCAGCCTGTTCAGCCCCGATGGCGCGGACCGGATCGACGGGCGCACCGCTTTTACCCCGCTCGATCATGGCCCGATTGTCGCTCTGGCCGCCGATCTTCTGTCACGGGCGCCTGATACGATTGCCATGCATTTTTCCGGAGCCGTTACGCCCTCATGA
- a CDS encoding uroporphyrinogen-III synthase → MNPPIVILRPEPGASASLQAAMALGLDAYAFPLFTTMPRAWDAPAPDAFDALLLGSANALRHGGEGLDAYAGKPAYCVGDVTTQAALSRGLAVAAQGVGGLQDVLDKVSGHARLLRLSGEERVALCPPPGVTVEERVVYASLPAPMPVELARLMGVAALPCIIVMLHSGAAARHFIAECARLGLSRGRITAITIGPRVTQICDEAGGWRDVLTAAQPSDAAMLALARQTCQTDTGLDGGLAGQ, encoded by the coding sequence ATGAATCCTCCCATCGTGATCCTGCGCCCCGAACCGGGCGCCAGCGCATCGTTGCAGGCAGCGATGGCGTTGGGGCTGGATGCTTATGCCTTTCCCCTGTTCACCACGATGCCGCGCGCATGGGATGCGCCCGCGCCCGATGCCTTCGACGCGCTGCTGCTGGGCAGCGCGAATGCGCTGCGCCATGGGGGCGAAGGTCTGGACGCCTATGCGGGCAAACCGGCCTATTGCGTGGGCGATGTGACCACGCAGGCGGCCTTGTCGCGCGGACTGGCCGTGGCGGCACAGGGTGTCGGCGGGCTTCAGGATGTGCTGGACAAGGTTTCGGGCCATGCCCGCCTGCTGCGCCTGTCGGGCGAGGAGCGGGTGGCGCTATGCCCTCCCCCCGGCGTGACGGTTGAGGAGCGGGTGGTCTATGCCAGCCTGCCCGCGCCCATGCCGGTGGAACTGGCGCGGCTGATGGGGGTGGCGGCGCTGCCCTGCATCATCGTGATGCTGCATTCGGGCGCGGCCGCGCGCCATTTCATCGCCGAATGCGCCCGGCTGGGCCTGTCGCGGGGGCGGATCACGGCGATCACCATCGGGCCGCGCGTCACCCAAATCTGCGACGAAGCGGGGGGGTGGCGCGATGTGTTGACCGCAGCACAGCCCAGCGATGCCGCCATGCTGGCATTGGCGCGGCAAACGTGCCAGACTGACACGGGTTTAGATGGGGGTCTGGCCGGACAATGA
- a CDS encoding UbiH/UbiF/VisC/COQ6 family ubiquinone biosynthesis hydroxylase, which yields MNSHPDSALDSGSLLPSKDLVILGGGLVGMTLALAAAKQGITSHVVEREDPADLTAEGVDGRASAISAASWNLFANIGLGDVLAPLGCPIDAIAVTDQHKPGRIDFRPKANEGTLGRMYSNRDIRLALFEAARHEPNIAWHTKADVVKRERGPHGVSATLSDGRVLPGNLLVGAEGRRSPTREEDGIGLVAWDYHHTAIVTALAHDRPHDNVAWEIFYSAGPFALLPLLDLKEPTASGRVHRSALVWTVPSKDAAGVKAMSDATFIAEIDKRMQGMFGGIELIARRMAYPLTYQNATRIVGDRLALVGDAAHGMHPIAGQGLNLGLRDVGALVEVLAESMRLGLEPGDAQVLKRYENWRALDNFTTMSVMDGIVRLFGVPGRTASAVRRLGMGAVQRMPSLKTFFMNEARGLSGQLPNLLR from the coding sequence ATGAACAGCCATCCCGACTCCGCTCTCGACTCTGGGAGCCTTTTGCCGTCCAAAGATCTGGTTATTCTGGGGGGCGGCCTTGTCGGCATGACGCTGGCGCTGGCCGCGGCGAAACAGGGTATTACGTCGCATGTGGTCGAGCGGGAGGACCCCGCCGATCTGACCGCCGAGGGCGTCGATGGGCGCGCCTCGGCGATCAGCGCGGCCAGTTGGAACCTGTTTGCCAATATCGGCCTTGGCGATGTGCTGGCCCCGCTCGGCTGCCCGATCGACGCGATTGCCGTGACCGATCAGCACAAGCCGGGCCGCATCGATTTCCGCCCCAAGGCCAATGAAGGCACGCTGGGCCGGATGTATTCCAATCGCGATATCCGCCTCGCCCTGTTCGAGGCCGCGCGCCATGAGCCCAACATCGCATGGCATACCAAGGCCGATGTGGTAAAGCGCGAGCGCGGGCCGCATGGCGTGTCGGCCACGCTGTCGGACGGCCGCGTCCTGCCGGGCAATCTGTTGGTGGGCGCCGAGGGGCGCCGCAGCCCGACCCGCGAAGAGGACGGCATCGGCCTTGTCGCGTGGGACTATCACCATACCGCGATCGTCACCGCGCTGGCCCATGATCGGCCGCATGACAATGTGGCCTGGGAAATCTTTTACTCGGCGGGGCCTTTTGCGCTCCTCCCGCTGCTCGACCTGAAGGAACCGACCGCTTCGGGCCGCGTCCATCGCAGCGCGCTGGTCTGGACCGTACCGTCCAAGGATGCCGCTGGGGTCAAGGCGATGTCGGACGCCACCTTCATCGCCGAGATCGATAAGCGGATGCAGGGCATGTTCGGCGGGATCGAGCTGATCGCGCGGCGCATGGCTTATCCGCTGACCTATCAGAACGCCACGCGCATCGTGGGCGACCGTCTGGCGCTGGTGGGCGATGCGGCGCATGGGATGCACCCGATTGCGGGGCAAGGGCTCAACCTTGGCCTGCGCGATGTGGGGGCCTTGGTCGAGGTGCTGGCCGAAAGCATGCGCCTTGGGCTGGAGCCGGGCGATGCGCAGGTGTTGAAGCGTTATGAAAACTGGCGCGCGCTGGACAATTTCACGACGATGAGCGTGATGGACGGCATCGTGCGCCTGTTCGGCGTGCCGGGGCGGACGGCCAGCGCGGTTCGGCGGCTTGGCATGGGCGCGGTGCAGCGGATGCCAAGCCTGAAAACCTTCTTCATGAACGAGGCGCGCGGCCTTTCGGGCCAACTGCCCAATCTGCTGCGTTAA
- a CDS encoding alkaline phosphatase family protein, whose protein sequence is MARSIAISYKSCLAALALSLAAAPAIAKETPAAAPAAADAALPAPKLIVAISVDQFSADLFAEYREHYTGGLARLLKGAVFPAGFQSHAATETCPGHSTLMTGVHPARTGIIANTWIDLSAGRAEKKVYCIEDESKPESSTARPFVSSVHLKVPTLGEWAKKQWPASRNVAVSTKDRAVVMMGGHQIDAAFWYDRGAYTSFVGAPLPPEVLKLNDGLKALLAKGAPAMAVPAWCAARDRAINAGAVTVGTGRFVLDPKGKVKPADQLRVSPRADAATLDLAASLLTSMKLGKGTAPDILSVSLSANDYVGHAYGTEGLEMCIQQHELDQKLGAFFAKLDASGVDYAVVLSADHGGIDLPERLREQGVPEAARGDAALSGEVLGRAIAAELGITKPLPSCNPGPDVAGNVVCSDGVGGDYWISPQLTPEERAKVSEKLVAKLKAHPQVEAVYTADEIAATPYPHGHPQDWSLIQRARASFDPTRSGQVYAALKRAIIAMPKAGPGYVTTHGSVWDYDRRVPMIFWRKGMKGMEQPQPVETVDIAPTLAALIGLKVPEGTFDGRCLDVDGGPADTCR, encoded by the coding sequence GTGGCCCGATCCATTGCCATTTCTTATAAGTCGTGTCTTGCCGCGTTGGCGCTCTCGCTGGCTGCCGCCCCTGCCATTGCCAAGGAGACCCCCGCCGCCGCGCCTGCCGCCGCTGATGCAGCTTTGCCCGCGCCCAAGCTGATCGTCGCCATTTCGGTGGACCAGTTCAGCGCCGACCTGTTTGCCGAATATCGCGAGCATTACACCGGCGGCCTTGCCCGCCTGCTGAAAGGCGCGGTGTTCCCCGCCGGTTTCCAGAGCCACGCGGCCACCGAGACCTGCCCCGGCCACTCGACGCTGATGACCGGCGTGCATCCGGCGCGCACCGGGATCATCGCCAACACCTGGATCGACCTGTCGGCCGGGCGCGCGGAAAAGAAGGTTTACTGCATCGAGGATGAGAGCAAGCCCGAAAGCTCGACCGCCAGACCCTTCGTTTCCTCGGTGCATCTCAAGGTGCCGACGCTTGGTGAATGGGCCAAGAAGCAATGGCCCGCCAGCCGCAATGTGGCCGTTTCCACCAAGGATCGCGCCGTGGTGATGATGGGCGGACATCAGATTGACGCGGCCTTCTGGTATGATCGCGGGGCCTATACCAGCTTTGTCGGCGCGCCTCTGCCGCCCGAAGTGCTCAAGCTCAACGATGGGCTCAAGGCCTTGCTGGCCAAGGGCGCGCCCGCGATGGCGGTCCCGGCATGGTGCGCCGCGCGCGACCGGGCGATCAACGCCGGGGCGGTCACGGTGGGCACGGGCCGCTTTGTGCTGGACCCCAAGGGCAAGGTGAAGCCTGCCGACCAGTTGCGCGTTTCCCCGCGCGCGGATGCCGCCACGCTCGATCTGGCCGCCTCGCTCCTCACCTCGATGAAGCTGGGCAAGGGGACCGCGCCCGACATTCTCTCGGTCAGCCTGTCGGCCAATGACTATGTCGGCCATGCCTATGGCACCGAGGGCCTTGAAATGTGCATCCAGCAGCATGAACTGGACCAGAAGCTGGGTGCTTTCTTTGCCAAGCTGGACGCATCGGGTGTGGATTATGCGGTGGTGCTGTCGGCCGACCATGGCGGCATCGACCTGCCCGAACGCCTGCGCGAACAGGGCGTGCCCGAGGCCGCGCGCGGCGATGCTGCGCTGAGCGGCGAGGTGCTGGGCCGCGCGATTGCCGCAGAGCTGGGCATCACCAAGCCCCTGCCTTCGTGCAATCCGGGGCCGGATGTGGCGGGCAATGTGGTCTGCTCGGACGGCGTGGGCGGCGATTACTGGATCAGCCCGCAATTGACGCCCGAAGAACGCGCCAAGGTCAGCGAGAAGCTGGTGGCCAAATTGAAGGCTCATCCGCAGGTCGAGGCCGTCTATACCGCCGATGAGATCGCCGCCACCCCCTATCCCCATGGTCATCCGCAGGACTGGAGCCTGATCCAGCGCGCCCGCGCCTCGTTTGACCCCACCCGTTCGGGTCAGGTCTATGCGGCCCTGAAGCGCGCGATCATCGCCATGCCCAAGGCCGGGCCGGGCTATGTCACCACCCATGGCAGTGTCTGGGACTATGACCGGCGCGTGCCGATGATTTTCTGGCGCAAGGGCATGAAGGGCATGGAACAGCCCCAGCCGGTCGAAACGGTGGACATCGCCCCCACGCTCGCCGCGCTGATTGGGCTGAAAGTGCCCGAAGGAACCTTTGACGGGCGTTGCCTTGATGTTGACGGTGGCCCTGCGGACACTTGCCGCTGA